The Meles meles chromosome 15, mMelMel3.1 paternal haplotype, whole genome shotgun sequence genome contains the following window.
ttgttctctttctagCCTTCACCTAATCACAGACTTagtcatccattcaacaaatgttttttgaGTGCATACTAATGCCAGGTTGAAGTCCTGGCAACACAGTAGTgaacaaaacatatttttaaaagaactctgTCCTTTATAGGATATATAATAAATTtgagaaacagacaaacacacgCAACATCCTAATACATACTCTGTTAACAATACGCATGTTCACAATTTTaatgtcataaaatatttaaaatgggttTCTAAAACTGAAGTGAAATACGtgtaactgaaaaaaatcaaccatttcagagtatacaattcagtggcactTGATACATTCACAATACTGTGCAGCCACAACCTCTGCCTTGGTCCAAAATGTTTTCATCAACTCAAAAGAAAAACTTCCTATCAATTAAGCAGTCACTTCCTATTCCCCACCCCTTCGTCTCTGGAAAACCCTTAGCTGTTTTCTGTCTTGATATTTCTgaatattcttaatatttcatATAATGTAATTACACAGTATGTTACTCTTGTATCTGACTTCTTTTTCTCCCAACTagcataatgatttttttttaaaaagattttatttatttatttgacagacagagatcacaaataggcaaagagatcacaaagaggcaggcagaaagagagatcacaagtaggcagagagacaggcagagagagagggagaagcaggctccctgctgagcagagatcctaatgtgggccttgatcccaggaccctgagatcatgacctgagctgaaggcagatgcttaacccactgagccacccaggtgtcccagcataATGCTTTTGAGGTACATCCATGTATTAACACGTAtcattacttcattttttttctgtgctgaaaaccttccattgtatgtatacatcacattttgttcatctgttcaaTAAGGTGACATTTGGGTTGCTACTTCCTAGTTACTGCAAATAATTATGTGCAAGTTAATGTTCGAGTACTTATTCTATTTTTAGGGATATATATCTAAGAataggattgctgggtcatatagtaattctatatctaactttttgaggaactaccaaactgttttgtTAGTGGCTGTACTATTTTATACACCCACCAGCAATATACAAAGGTTTTGATCTCTGAATACTTGCtagtttcaattttaaaaaactgtagttATCCTAGTGagtgtgatgtgatatctcattgtgatttgatTTGCAGTCCCCTATTGATTGCTaatactgaacattttttcatgtgccacgGGCTAttgtagatcttctttggagacatgtctaagtcttttcccccattttttgaGCTGTCTCTTTTGTTGTGGAGTTATAAGGCCTCTTTTTGTATTCCACATACTagacctttatcagatatgtgctttgcaaatatttcctcccattctatAGGGTGTTTTTCCACTTTCTTGATGATGTCATTGGatgcataaaaattttaattttgatgaagtgcaatttatttctttcttttgttgccCAGGCTTTGGTGTCGCAtctaagaatccattgccaaatcTAAGGACATGAAGATTTACccctatgttctcttctaagagtttcataGTTTCATCTCCTATATTTAGGTATTGActtattttgaagaatttttttttttgtatatgatataaaGTAGGAATTCAACCTCATTCTTATTTCTCTTGTAAAGCCTTACTATACTCATTTTTTGAAGGGgaattttgctggatatagaaatCTTGGCTGACAGTTTGTTCTTTCAACAATTTAAAACTGTCTTCTCactttcttctgttaatctgaTGGAGGACCACTGTATATAATGAGTCACTTCTCTCCTGCTGTTTTCAGGATTCTCATTTTGTCTTTGGCTTTTGACAATCTGATTTTGACATGTTTTGGTGTggatttttttagtttattcttgCTGGAATTTATTGAGCTTCTTTAATGTGAGGTTTACAAACTATGGGGAGTTTTTAGACACTATTTTTTCAGATATTCTCTCTGCcccattctctcttccctctctttctgggaTCCATTATGTATATGTTAGTATGACTAATTATGTTCCACAGGTCTCCttaggctctgttcatttttctttctttatttttttcctgctcctcGACTAGATCTTTTCAATTGACTTATCTTCAGGTTTGCtgactttcttttgtttgttcacATCTGCTATTAAAACCACCTTGtgagtttttcattttagttactATAGCTTTCAGTTCCAAAATTTCTGTGTGGttccttaaccatttttaaatgtagagttcagtggtattaagcaCATTCATGTTGTGCAATAATCACCACCATTCATCTAGCTCACTCATCTTATCAAAATGAAACTCtatatccattaaaaaataacttctcaTGATCTCCCCATAGCCCCTCTTAATCAACATTCCATTAGTTGTCTCTATGATTATGGGTACTCTAAGTATAAGAggaatcatatggtgtttgtcttttttgtgattagcttatttcacttagcataatgtcctcaaggttcatccatgatgTAGCATGTCAGCATTTTCATACTTTttcaggctgaataatattccattttatgtatataccacattttcttatccattcacccatcaatgGATGTTTgagttgcttccacatttttaactactgtgaataatgctactatgaacatgtGTGTACAAATATCTACTCAAGactctgcttttaattcttttgggtatGTACCCAGAATgtaattgctagatcatatgttaactctatttttaatttttgaagaaactgtcgtactgttttccacagtggctatatcattttacattcctaccaacagtatcaaggattctaatttctccacatgcttgccaacagttgccattttattttattttattttacctttttttttttttttgataggagTCTTCACAATGGGTAGGAGGTAATATTTCATTCTAGATTCAATTTGAATTTccctttgatttacatttccctaactattagtgatgttgaacatcttttcatgtgcttattggacttttgtttctttgctcattttttagtTGGGTggttttattgttgagttttaggtgTTCTCTCTATTTTATAGGTATtaatccttatcagatatataatttgcagatACTTTCTCACATCTGGGATTTGTCTTTTACTCTGTTGATATTGTCTTTTGGTGCacaaaatttttaagtttctatgaattcccaatttgtctatttttccttttgttgcctgtgcttttggtgccaTATCCAAAAATCATTGCTAAATCCAGCCTTATGTAGCTTTTTGCCTTAGTTTTCTTCCAATAGTTGTATAGTTTTACTTCTTAGATTTAGACCTTTGATTcatattaaagtaatttttatatatgacatTAGGacagggtccaacttcattccttTGCTTGTGGATAACCAGTTTTCCTatgaccatttgttgaagagactgtccttttccccattgaatggtcttcaTGTCCTTGTTAAATATACCATTTAACCACATATGCAGCATGAGTTTATTTCTAGGCTTCCTATTCTATTGTTTTTCCATACatttgtctttatgccagtaccactttttttttttattactttatagctttatagtaagtgtTGAAATCAGGAATTctgagtcttccaactttgttcctttcaagattccttttcaagattattttggctattcaatGTCCATTgaggtttcatataaattttaggatgagtttttctatttctgcaaaaaaaaagatcattggatttatatagggattgcattgattcTGTAAATCTCTTTGTGTAgtatcaactattttttttttttttttttttttttttttcagagcttttatatttgagtttattcttcatttaacttttaaaacactactatagttgaatattaaaacaaaaacaatagcaaGTAGTGAGCTATGATTATAGTCCTTCACTCATTCACTACTGCACATAAAATGCCAGCAGTGTTATTCACTGGCCCCATTAAGAGGTCTGACACTGAACACCACCCCTGGGATGATGTTCATCATCCTCATATGCTTCCCCATTGTAATGGCGCCGTCTTTCCTGATTTGGATCAAAGTCCACCAGTTCTACCTGGTCCATTTCATCAGTCTCTTCTACTTCCTTCCTCTCAGGTAGGAGTTTTTCCAGCAAAGAGAGTTTATCAGGAGACAGAAAGCCATTCTCAGGAAAGTTTACCTTAAATTCGATGATGAGGCGACCCTTCTCATATGGTCTACGATAAATTGGCATGCCTTCATTTAGCACACACTTGATATCTCCATGCTTGACAATTTGACCTGGATGAGAGGTGATGACAATGGTTCGGTTGTCAAGAGTAGATATTGGCTTCTGAAAACCGCACAGTGCTTCAACCAGCTGTATGTCCATACACATGAAAAGGTCTTCTCCTCGCCGAGTAAAAACAGCATGGTCCTTCTGATCTAAAACAATGATAATATCTCCTGGTTCCAGTCCTGGTTCTTGGTCTCCTTCACCATGGAATGTTATCTTCTGGCCATCTTTCATGCCTTTGTCAATATGAACTTCTAGAATCTTCTTCTCTCGAACTATCTTCCTTCCATTGCAGCTTTTACATCTATCTTTAGGACTGATCCGTTCCCCATGGCCCTGGCACTCCATGCACACAGACTGAATTTGCTGAACCATGCCAGGTCCTATCTGATGAATTCTTATTTGCATTCCAGTACCTCGACAATTGGGACAACACTCAACTGCTCCTTTCTTACCACCTCGGCCTTCACATTTATCGCAAATCACATTCTTCTGCAGTGCTAGTTTTCTTGTTGCACCATTGTATAAATCTTCTAAGGTTACTGAGAGCTGATGCACAACATTTttacctctcctttctctctgcattcttcctcctcctccaaaaaACATATCAAAGATGTCCATGGGGGAGCCAAAACCACCACCAGCTCCACCTTCTTTAATTGCCTGTTCACCTCCTTTGTCATataattcccttttctttgcatCAGAGAGTACTTCATAAGCTTGAGAAATCTGTTTAAACTTCTCTCCTTCATTTGGATTCTTATCAGGGTGGTACTTCAAGGCCAGTTTCCTGTAGgcctttttcagttcttcttgggTGGCATTGGGTTTGACCCCCAAAACATCATAGTAAGTGGTTTCTTTCACCATTTTCTACAGCCGGTGAGAGGGCCGAGGCCGATGTGGGGGAGCGGGAAGGAGCGCGTTGCTGGGCGCAGCTCAGtatcaactattttttaaaaatattttatttatttattttagagagagggagtgagcacatGTGGTgaatagggacagagggagagggagaaacagatctccctctgagcaggaaccccttctcagggctcaatcccaggaccctggaatcatgtcctgagctgaaggaagatgcttaactgactgagccatcctgatGTCTCTAGTatcaacattttaacaatattaatcttccaatccatgagcatgaaatgtgttcctatttatttatgtgttctttaatttctttcagcaatgttttgcaCTGAAAGGTTAGGGTTTTCTCAGGTCTTTTATGAGCACGTGCTTTGCCCTAGAgtatatatgcttttaaaattgtCTAGTATATATGAGTTCTTTGgaactcaaaacacacacacacacacacacacacacacacacacaaaataaaacctCTCTCCCTAACTTTTACTCCCAGGATTTAGATGTTTTATTATTTGCCATAACTATAATCTTTACCCACAGGCCACAAGTTGTTCATTTGCATTGCAATGGCTTTGTGGAATGTCTACCCCTTTCCCACTCTGGTGTTCTTTGTTAGGCAAAATAAAGTCAcacactttgtgtcagtcttcagGTAGTTTCCGGAAACGTTAGAACACATAAACACAATTCTTTGGGAATAAGGCATGTCTGCCCACTGTGAAACCGCAGACAAGAATTCCATGCTGGAAAGTAGGCTGCCATCTTCAAGACTATTAGCCCCAAGGAGCAGATGGTATAAATGCAAGAAAAAACACCGCaactttttactgtttttaagttgtattttttcTTGGTTCAGTGTTTACTTGATTGCTATAAGCTTTTGACTATTTTCCACAGTTCTGACACAGTTGATTCTTACAGTTTTTGCTTGATTTTTCAATGTTCCTTTGGATGGATGGACCTCTGGAGCTACCCACTGTGCCAATTTTGCTAATGTCCTcatctaaaatattcttttttgatAACTGCAATTATCTCTTCAATGAATGTTTGAACTACATGTAAGTAATAGGTGGTTAATTTATCCTTATTTAGgtagtttctaattttttgagaagagCATGGGAAGCTCATCTAACCTATCCAGATTGACATGTCTGGATTCAAATGTTTACTCTTCCACTTCTACTTACAGGACAAGcgtctttaaaaatctttagatCACAATCTTAGTTCCTGAGAAAGGGGTATGTTCATTCAgacttccttcagtttttgtcagtttaaataaaaaatgtatccAAAAATGGTTAATTCCATGCTTAGTGCATTTTAGGTGTTCTAAAAATGGTATCGAAAATAATTGCCTCAATACGTCTTTGCTTATAGGTATGATTACTTCTTTAGCATAAGTTTCTAGAAGAAAAACTGCTGAAATAAATAACATGTACATTGTTTAGCATTTGAATTAATATCAACAAATTGTGCTTTAAAAGCAATTGTGCCACATTACTCATCTTTTGTGAAAAGgtcttgttttttgcttttttaccaGCCCACCGCCTCGTTCTGCTGTACTCACACTAGAGGAAGAACATAGAAAACGTCAATTTCCACAGAATTCCTTCTCTATTCACTTGGACTTACAGTACCATCTTAGACAACTTCTCTCTTACTTCTTCTTGGTTTAGTAGTGACAACTCAATTTTGTTTAGTTGTTTCTGCCCAAATGTAGAAAGTTACTAAAGCATGGATGTATGGATAAAGAGCCTCTCCAGACTGTTATGGACATCATCTCAGAGTAAACAGGTGGTTCTCTATTTCCCGATGATTTTAGGACATGTATTTCTGAGACATAAACAtgtagagagagatatcacacaTCCCTAGGAGTTACAATATAGTTGAACATCAATCTGAGAGACTTTTTTTAGtcaatatttcattataaaaatgtttaaacataCAACCTCAGGACACTGTTGATACTAAAAGGATATTGCCTCTGGAAAACTGTGACAGATTGTTACACTACACACACTTGGTTATCTCCTTGATTTACTCTTCAGTGTGGGTCCATCAATCAAGAGTCTGGCACTTGGTTGTCAGTCACtctcaattctttctttctttcttttttttttttgaggagaggTATGcactttcataattatttttgttgGGAAGTGATATGAGGCTACACGATATAGTCAACTCTAAGTCATCTCTTTTCTGACATATAGGACAATGCTAGTGAGTTTCATCATGGTTCAACATACCTGTTGCCCCTTTGTAAGCATTGTCCTTTGTAGTGGTATACACTCTTTGGAGTATAATCTCAGCTCTCTTAGTCTCAAGCGTGAACACATGACTTACTTTGGCCGATCAATTattaatgaggttttttttttttaagattttatttattcatttgacagagagatcacaagtaggcagagaggcaggcagagagagaggaggaagcaggctccctgcggagcagagagcccgacgtggggctcgatcccaggaccctgagatcatgatctgagccgaaggcagcggcttaatccactgagccacccaggcgccccttaatgagtttttttgtttttgttttttttttttttgttgttgttgttgttgttgttttacaccAGCTTTGAGGGTCAGTATGCCAatccctttatttttttgtaagattttatttatttatttgtcagagagagtgagcaccggcagacggagaggcaggcagagacaaagggagaagcaggctccctgctgagcaaggagccagatgtgggactggatcccaggatgctgggatcatgacctgagatgaaggcagccgcttaaccaactgagccacccaggtgtccccccttaatgaggtttttttttttaatattttatttatttatttgacagagagagagaggtcacaagtagtcagagaggcaggcagagaggcaggcagagagagagggagaaacaggctcctcactgagccgagagcccgatgcggggctcgatcccaggaccctgagatcatgacctgagccgaaggcagaggcttaaaccactgagccacccaggcgcccctccccttaatgagttttaagagaaaatattgaCACTCATTTTTCACAAATTTTTTCTGTATTAGATCTTACTTACTTTTTCTACATGAGATTGGTAATACTCTAAATTAGGGCTCCTCTATAAGCCTGAATCCTGGAGTAAGACAACATGAAACAGAGTCAGAGACAATTCGTGATAGACATATAACTTCAGAGAGAAATGCATCTTTATTGTGAGTCACTGAGGTTTTGGTGTTATctgttatagcagcattatttagcCTAAACTGACAGATACAGTTCATCTATCAGGAAATGGCTTAGCCCATgctgagagaataaaaataagtttgaGTATTACCTTTTATttgataatttattcatttatttggcctTCTCTCCTTCTTACCTTACACCTTATTACTCTTCACCAGATTCATTTCAATTATGTATTTATGCCATATTCATTCTTTATACATGCACAGCTAAAGATAAAACAACCTACCTATTAATGATCTACTCTAAATCCAGCTCTAAACTGGGTACAATTTATAAAGCCTGGCTCCTTGTCTGGACTTTATGACCTACTTAGGAAAATTTGGAGGATTTCTTGACCTTCATCAAAGGACACAGTTATTATTTCCAGTGGTTCCATTTATATTGGAGATTTTAGTTCTGTCCCGATGCCAAAGATAATAGTTTGGTAGGAAACTGTCATTCCAGATTTTCTAAATTTGAAGCAGTAGTGAAAAATCTCTGAGAGTTAATATGTTAAAGTGAATTAACTGTGGGATAAAATCATGTAGAATAACTATCTTAAATAAGTTCTTAAAATTTGGaggctgggacgcctgggtggctcagtgggttaaacctctgccctcagttcaagtcatgatctcagggtcctgggatggagtcctgcattgggatctctgctcagcagagagcctgcttcccctctcggtctctgcctgcctctctgcctgcttgtagtctctctctctctgtcaaataaataaataaaatctttaaaaaaaattggaggcaAAGGGCAggaaatttgtttcaaaatataatCATCAGCTATACTTAAAATATTATCCAGTGGTAAAATTTATCCAGACTTTATCCTAAAAGGCATGTATTATAACCTGTTGGATTGGACATATCTACTCTATCccccagcttttttttaaagattttatttatttatttatttagaagagagagagagagagagagcaagcacaagtagggggaggggcagagggagaagcaaattccccattgagcaggaagccctatatggggcttgatcccaggacccggagatcatgacctgagctgaaggcagaagcttaacggactgagccacccaggtaccactctATCCCCTCTCTTATAAGTATTTCCATATAGAGTGAAGTAAACCAGCCTTACAAAATCTTACACTTACTGGGTTGGATGTCTTAAGACTTGAATATAGGATGaattacaaaaacaataaaagctgATTTCTGTAACTTCCGAAAggtcttttgtatttatttattttttatactttacttttttttttttaattctcaaattACCCTTTCCACAAGCTATTAGGTGATACCTGGAAATATTCCATTGGAAATTTTGATGAGGTTTTGTGGAAAAGGAGTTAACTACTTTTAGTTCAAATCCTGAATCTATCCTACTTAACCTTtcggatttttatttttatagttttattctttATAGAATGAAGTTATTTTAGCTAAATTTTTCACATGTGGGCCTATCTAGTAAATTCCATGTAGCACTCTGGACACATCAAACTCCTTTTCTCACTGAAAACTCCAATGTTTGATTTAATTTCCATAGTAGTGTTATTTTTGAATGAGGAAAGACTTAAGGAGTCACGTAATCTAATATTTTAACTTAATAGATGAGGGTTTGCCTTGGCATGAGGGACTGTAAATTTGATAGGAGAGGAAATTGCATAGCTCAGTCCTGGGCTAGAGGATGCTTTCCACTACCACTAGTGCACTTCTGTTCTTATTAGTTTATTTCTAATAAGCTGGAACACTGTTATGTTCTCCCTCTACTTTCTTGTCCCTGGCTGCCAGACCAGGCTTCTTTCATGCAAAACAATGCCTTTCTGGAAGAAGAAGGAGCTGAAGGATGACTTGTGAAACAGCAACAGGCACTGGCGGTAGCTTCTATGCTGGaagccaggggcagggagggggctgggagcctgTCAGTGTTCACAGCTCCAATGAATGGGACTGAGCATATGCAAGCCTTGCACTGTTCCTTATCACTTAGAGGAGAGTTGTTGGATTCAAGTAAACTCAAGCTGTCTCTTTCAGGTAGCGGGAGGTGATATTTACATAACAAAGAGAAGCAGGGGGTGCATTTCTCAAGGTTTGTAGTCGGAGGTAAGGATGGCTCCAAACGTATCACTTTTGCCTAAACTTCTGGAAAACTGGATTGGATATTATGAGACCAAGCTTGCTTGTACTCTTAgttcttagagattttattttgaatcCTTCTCTTATAGCAATGTAGGATAcaatgtatgagagagagagtggggtttGGGGAAGGTGAGGAGAATGCAATTAAACACAAAGTTTTTCTTGAGCATGATTTGGTGGCTTAAAATCTAAAAGACCTGCTTTGAAAGACTGTCCTATTACTGACAACAAATCATGTCTTAACCAAGCACTTCTGTTAGTAATAATTTGTCAGGCAAGTAGCTCAGAATTCCTTTAGAAGAGAGCAGTCCAGAGCCAAATCTCTCCTTCTGATCAGAGCTCTTT
Protein-coding sequences here:
- the LOC123925851 gene encoding dnaJ homolog subfamily A member 1, which codes for MVKETTYYDVLGVKPNATQEELKKAYRKLALKYHPDKNPNEGEKFKQISQAYEVLSDAKKRELYDKGGEQAIKEGGAGGGFGSPMDIFDMFFGGGGRMQRERRGKNVVHQLSVTLEDLYNGATRKLALQKNVICDKCEGRGGKKGAVECCPNCRGTGMQIRIHQIGPGMVQQIQSVCMECQGHGERISPKDRCKSCNGRKIVREKKILEVHIDKGMKDGQKITFHGEGDQEPGLEPGDIIIVLDQKDHAVFTRRGEDLFMCMDIQLVEALCGFQKPISTLDNRTIVITSHPGQIVKHGDIKCVLNEGMPIYRRPYEKGRLIIEFKVNFPENGFLSPDKLSLLEKLLPERKEVEETDEMDQVELVDFDPNQERRRHYNGEAYEDDEHHPRGGVQCQTS